A genome region from Mesorhizobium sp. B2-1-8 includes the following:
- a CDS encoding amidohydrolase family protein encodes MDFDLIVRGGTLPEGGIADIGISGETIAAIEPKLEGSSRTEVDARGNLVSPPFVDPHFHMDATLSYGIPRINASGTLLEGISLWGELKPLLTHEAVRDRALAYCDWAVSMGLLAIRTHVDVCDDRLLAVEALLEVKKTVAPYIDLQLVAFPQDGFYRSPTARQNTIRALDMGVDIVGGIPHFERTMADGTRSVTELCEIAAKRGLMIDLHCDETDDPLSRHIEQLAYETQRLGLHGRVAGSHLTSMHSMDNYYVSKLLPLIAEAGVSAIPNPLINIMLQGRHDTFPKRRGMTRVKEMQALGIRVGWGQDCVLDPWYSLGTADMLDVAFMGLHVAQMSSPADMARCFDMVTNVNAAIMGLDQLGLAVGKRASLVILDAGNPIEALRLRAERICVIARGKVVAERTRQDTRLSISGRPSQVNRRHIST; translated from the coding sequence ATGGATTTCGACTTAATCGTTCGTGGCGGCACGCTGCCGGAGGGCGGCATAGCCGACATCGGCATCAGCGGCGAGACGATCGCGGCGATCGAGCCGAAGCTCGAGGGTTCCTCGCGGACCGAGGTTGACGCCCGTGGCAATCTGGTCTCGCCGCCCTTCGTCGATCCGCATTTCCATATGGACGCCACGCTATCCTACGGCATTCCACGCATCAACGCGTCGGGCACGCTGCTCGAGGGCATTTCGCTGTGGGGCGAACTGAAGCCGCTCTTGACGCACGAAGCGGTCCGCGATCGGGCGCTCGCCTATTGCGACTGGGCGGTCTCGATGGGACTGCTCGCCATCCGCACCCATGTCGATGTCTGCGACGACCGGCTGCTGGCGGTCGAGGCGCTGCTGGAGGTCAAGAAGACCGTCGCCCCCTATATCGACCTGCAATTGGTGGCCTTCCCGCAGGACGGCTTCTATCGCTCGCCGACGGCGCGCCAAAACACCATTCGCGCGCTGGACATGGGCGTCGACATCGTCGGCGGCATTCCGCATTTCGAGCGCACCATGGCCGACGGCACGCGCTCGGTCACGGAACTGTGCGAGATCGCGGCAAAACGCGGCCTCATGATCGACCTGCATTGCGACGAGACCGATGACCCGCTGTCGCGTCACATCGAACAACTCGCCTATGAAACGCAGCGCCTCGGCCTGCACGGCAGGGTGGCCGGTTCGCATCTCACCTCCATGCATTCGATGGACAATTACTATGTCTCGAAGCTTCTACCTCTGATCGCCGAGGCCGGTGTTTCGGCGATTCCCAACCCGCTGATCAACATCATGCTGCAGGGCCGTCACGACACGTTCCCGAAGCGGCGTGGCATGACGCGGGTCAAGGAGATGCAGGCGCTGGGCATCCGTGTCGGCTGGGGCCAGGATTGCGTGCTCGATCCCTGGTATTCGCTGGGCACCGCCGACATGCTCGACGTCGCCTTCATGGGCCTGCATGTCGCCCAGATGTCGAGCCCGGCCGACATGGCGCGCTGCTTCGACATGGTCACCAACGTCAACGCCGCGATCATGGGCCTCGATCAACTCGGCCTGGCCGTCGGCAAGCGCGCCAGCCTGGTGATCCTCGATGCCGGCAATCCGATCGAGGCCCTGCGCCTGCGCGCCGAGCGCATCTGCGTCATCGCCAGGGGCAAGGTTGTGGCGGAGCG